A genomic segment from Pseudoduganella chitinolytica encodes:
- a CDS encoding IgA Peptidase M64, translated as MRLFRHLPAIAGLVAASATAAQPATVRVDYLHSGNALAESYALERVVIEPLPWPGDMTRTVDDTDRGINKVEVVDAKTGRLLYSRGFSTIFGEWRSTGEAAKASRAFGESVRFPKPDRPVKVRILKRDERNQFSIVWTADIDTDALDVVRKQPPAPARPVPIRSSGPSPQKVDLLILGDGYTQGEMKKFEQSARRLADYLFTVSPFRERANDFNVWALAVPTQESGVSRPSTNTHHASALNTRYDIFGSERYVLTTDNRALRDIAQHAPYEFIEILVNNDTYGGGGIYGQFSTAAANNDWANYLFVHEFGHHFAGLADEYYTSPVAYQSTGERMEPWEPNVTALQDPANVKWRRHVTAGVPMPTPWPKAEYEAHSREYQKVRAQLRKDNRPEGEMNRLFRDDLAWTNALFSKAPHRKAVGAFEGANYEATGYYRSQQQCLMFDRSEAFCAVCAEAIGQTIDLYSRGAGK; from the coding sequence ATGCGCCTTTTCCGTCATCTTCCCGCCATTGCCGGCCTGGTCGCCGCCAGCGCCACGGCTGCCCAGCCGGCCACCGTGCGGGTCGACTATCTCCACAGCGGCAACGCGCTGGCCGAATCGTATGCGCTCGAGCGCGTCGTCATCGAGCCGCTGCCGTGGCCGGGCGACATGACGCGCACCGTCGACGATACGGACCGCGGCATCAACAAGGTCGAGGTGGTCGATGCGAAGACGGGCCGGCTGCTGTACTCGCGCGGCTTTTCGACCATCTTTGGCGAGTGGCGCAGCACTGGGGAAGCGGCCAAGGCGTCGCGCGCGTTCGGCGAGTCGGTGCGCTTTCCCAAGCCCGACCGCCCCGTCAAGGTGCGCATCCTGAAGCGCGACGAGCGCAACCAGTTCTCCATCGTCTGGACGGCCGACATCGACACGGATGCGCTGGACGTCGTGCGCAAGCAGCCGCCCGCGCCGGCGCGACCCGTGCCGATCCGCTCAAGCGGGCCGTCGCCGCAGAAGGTCGACCTGCTGATCCTGGGCGACGGTTATACCCAGGGGGAGATGAAGAAATTCGAGCAGTCGGCGCGCCGCCTGGCCGACTACCTGTTCACGGTGTCGCCGTTCCGCGAGCGCGCCAATGACTTCAATGTGTGGGCGCTGGCCGTGCCGACGCAGGAATCGGGCGTCTCCCGGCCTTCCACCAACACGCATCACGCCTCCGCGCTGAACACCCGCTACGACATCTTCGGCAGCGAGCGCTACGTGCTGACGACGGACAACCGCGCCTTGCGCGACATCGCCCAGCATGCGCCGTACGAGTTCATCGAAATCCTCGTCAACAACGACACCTACGGTGGCGGCGGCATCTATGGCCAGTTCAGCACCGCGGCGGCCAACAACGACTGGGCCAACTATCTGTTCGTGCATGAATTCGGCCACCACTTCGCCGGCCTGGCGGACGAGTACTACACGTCGCCGGTGGCGTATCAATCGACGGGCGAGCGCATGGAACCGTGGGAGCCGAACGTGACGGCGCTGCAGGACCCGGCCAACGTCAAGTGGCGCCGCCACGTGACGGCCGGCGTGCCGATGCCGACGCCGTGGCCGAAGGCCGAGTACGAGGCGCATTCGCGCGAATACCAGAAGGTGCGTGCGCAGCTGCGCAAGGACAATCGCCCGGAAGGAGAGATGAACAGGCTGTTCCGCGACGACCTGGCGTGGACCAACGCGCTGTTCTCGAAGGCGCCGCACCGCAAGGCAGTCGGTGCGTTCGAAGGCGCCAACTACGAGGCGACCGGCTACTACCGCTCGCAGCAGCAGTGCCTGATGTTCGACCGCAGCGAAGCGTTCTGCGCCGTGTGTGCGGAGGCGATCGGCCAGACCATCGACCTGTACTCGCGCGGAGCAGGAAAGTAA
- a CDS encoding sigma-70 family RNA polymerase sigma factor, whose translation MPYDTPNDPDRLRAWLLAAARRDARAFHALYVATSPKLFGFALRILRKHELAEEALQDAFVSIWHAAGTYQAELAAPMTWMAAIVRNKALDILRRTGGAPDIDVARFDVEVMDNLEDTGPGPADLLQSSAEARALAHCMAALERAHRQAIGLAFFHDLSHSEVAQQLALPIGTVKTWIRRGLLKLKTCLAREGL comes from the coding sequence GTGCCCTACGACACTCCCAACGACCCGGACCGGCTGCGTGCCTGGCTGCTCGCTGCGGCCCGGCGCGACGCGCGGGCGTTCCACGCGCTGTACGTCGCCACGTCGCCGAAACTGTTCGGCTTCGCGCTGCGTATATTGCGCAAGCACGAGCTGGCCGAGGAGGCGTTGCAGGATGCCTTCGTCTCGATCTGGCACGCGGCCGGCACCTACCAGGCCGAGCTGGCGGCGCCGATGACGTGGATGGCGGCGATCGTGCGCAACAAGGCACTCGACATCCTGCGCCGCACGGGCGGCGCGCCGGATATCGATGTCGCCCGATTCGACGTGGAAGTCATGGACAATCTCGAGGACACCGGGCCGGGCCCGGCCGACCTGCTGCAGTCGAGCGCTGAAGCGCGCGCGCTGGCGCATTGCATGGCGGCGCTGGAGCGGGCGCACCGCCAGGCGATCGGCCTGGCCTTCTTCCACGACCTGTCGCACAGCGAGGTGGCGCAGCAGCTGGCACTGCCGATCGGTACCGTCAAGACGTGGATCCGCCGGGGCCTGTTGAAACTGAAAACATGCCTGGCGCGGGAGGGACTGTGA
- a CDS encoding anti-sigma factor yields MSIRDNPELRDRLAAEYVLGTLKGGARRRFEGWLHGDAALRRLVQEWSERLVPLGEFTPERAPRARVWRTIEQRLHLEPPPKRWQLWHRDPLHWWRTLGLTGTAATAALALVLVLQRPATQVDTVATLTDERAQAALVVTADHRNGVIAVRVLGQTAVPDERTLQLWAITQQGTPRSLGILDDKGSAQLLLNERALGSDVAMLAVSLEPKGGSPNPNAPTGPVLYKGSWVRLL; encoded by the coding sequence GTGAGTATCCGCGACAACCCGGAACTGCGCGACCGCCTGGCCGCCGAATACGTGCTGGGCACCCTGAAGGGTGGCGCGCGGCGCCGCTTCGAAGGCTGGCTGCATGGCGACGCCGCGCTGCGTCGACTGGTGCAGGAATGGAGCGAGCGCCTGGTGCCGCTGGGCGAATTCACGCCCGAGCGGGCGCCCCGCGCGCGCGTATGGCGCACCATCGAACAGCGGCTGCACCTGGAGCCGCCACCGAAACGCTGGCAGCTCTGGCACCGCGACCCGCTGCATTGGTGGCGCACGCTGGGCCTGACGGGCACCGCCGCCACCGCGGCGCTGGCGCTGGTGCTGGTCCTGCAACGGCCGGCCACGCAGGTCGACACCGTAGCGACGCTGACGGACGAACGGGCCCAGGCCGCCCTCGTCGTCACGGCCGACCACCGCAACGGCGTCATTGCCGTGCGCGTGCTGGGCCAGACGGCGGTGCCGGACGAGCGCACCCTGCAGCTGTGGGCCATCACGCAACAGGGCACGCCGCGTTCGCTGGGCATCCTGGACGACAAGGGCAGCGCGCAACTGCTGCTGAACGAACGCGCCCTGGGCAGCGACGTGGCCATGCTGGCCGTCAGCCTGGAACCGAAGGGAGGCTCGCCGAATCCGAATGCGCCGACGGGACCGGTGCTGTACAAGGGTAGTTGGGTGAGGTTGTTGTAA
- a CDS encoding HupE/UreJ family protein, producing the protein MKRRSLVSPFALLLMLLACLLCEPARAHKPSDSYLTLRLDGERVEARWDIALRDLDFAMGIDANDDGRLTWDEIRARHDAIAAYALARLRLSSAEGGCPLVARTQLVDRHTDGAYTVLTLEGACRAPPTRLLVDYRLFADTDAQHRGLLRIDHGATVQTAILGGERPRQALELEHVSAARQFLAYVWHGMWHIWIGFDHILFLVSLLLPAVLARQGGAWVQVADPRSAAIDVIKTVSAFTAAHSVTLALAALDLVSLPSRWVESAIALSVVLAALNNVWPRVLARRWLAALAFGLVHGFGFAGVLADLGLPRGSLALSLLGFNVGVELGQLAIVAVVLPVTFLLRGTGVYRRVLMPGGSLAIALVALVWLGQRAFDFPLA; encoded by the coding sequence ATGAAGCGCCGCTCGCTGGTGTCGCCCTTCGCCTTGCTGCTCATGCTGCTGGCCTGCCTGCTGTGCGAGCCGGCGCGTGCCCACAAGCCCAGCGACAGCTACCTGACGCTGCGCCTGGATGGCGAGCGCGTCGAAGCGCGCTGGGACATCGCGCTGCGCGATCTCGACTTTGCCATGGGCATCGACGCGAACGACGACGGCCGCCTGACCTGGGACGAGATCCGCGCGCGCCACGATGCGATCGCCGCCTACGCGCTGGCACGGCTGCGACTCTCCTCGGCTGAAGGCGGCTGTCCCCTGGTCGCGCGCACGCAGTTGGTGGACCGCCATACCGACGGCGCCTATACGGTGCTGACCCTGGAAGGCGCCTGCCGCGCGCCGCCGACACGGCTGCTGGTCGATTACCGGCTGTTCGCCGATACGGATGCCCAGCACCGGGGCCTGCTGCGCATCGATCACGGTGCGACCGTACAGACGGCCATCCTGGGCGGGGAGCGGCCGAGGCAAGCGCTGGAACTGGAGCACGTGTCCGCCGCGCGCCAGTTCCTGGCCTATGTGTGGCACGGCATGTGGCATATCTGGATCGGCTTCGATCACATCCTGTTCCTCGTGTCGCTCTTGTTGCCGGCCGTGCTGGCAAGGCAGGGTGGGGCGTGGGTCCAGGTGGCGGACCCGCGCAGCGCCGCCATCGACGTGATCAAGACCGTCAGCGCATTCACCGCCGCGCATTCGGTGACGCTGGCGCTGGCCGCGCTGGATCTCGTCAGCCTGCCGTCGCGCTGGGTGGAGTCGGCCATCGCGCTCTCGGTCGTGCTGGCGGCGCTGAACAATGTATGGCCGCGCGTGCTGGCGCGGCGCTGGCTGGCCGCGCTGGCGTTCGGCCTGGTGCACGGCTTCGGCTTTGCCGGCGTTCTGGCCGACCTGGGGCTGCCGCGCGGCTCGCTGGCCCTGTCGCTGCTGGGGTTCAATGTGGGGGTGGAGCTGGGCCAGCTGGCCATTGTCGCCGTCGTGCTGCCGGTGACGTTCCTGTTGCGCGGCACGGGTGTGTATCGGCGCGTGCTGATGCCGGGCGGCTCGCTTGCCATCGCGCTGGTGGCGCTCGTGTGGCTGGGGCAGCGCGCGTTCGACTTCCCGCTGGCGTGA
- a CDS encoding DUF4331 domain-containing protein, giving the protein MGSAVALLPAAAQASSHREAPFVTSIPKADATDFYMFRSYEPGRDRFVTLVANYVPLQDPYGGPNFFMMDPNALYEIHVDNNGDAKEDITFQFRFANTNKDAQFTVGGKKVSIPLVINGGAIAGVDAPGVNVRETYSVNVVRGDRRGGARSAVTNAGSGAATFDKPIDNVGNKSIPDYPGYAAKHVYDVKIPGCETPARMFVGQRKDPFVVNLAETFDLVNIKAPAVEFDANAERAARDDLADKNVTTIALEVAAACLTSPGDPVIGAWTTASVRQGRLINPAPGAAAPSKEGGAWTQVSRLGMPLVNEVVIGLKDKDRFNHSKPTADAQFADYVTHPTLPMLVETLFGNAGAKAPTNFPRNDLVAAFLTGVKGLNQPAKVTAAEMLRLNTAIAPAAKGAQKRLGVIDGDNAGFPNGRRPGDDVVDIALRVVMGKLCTLNLGCAPADAPAGTIRFTDGAWLDDSAFTAAFPYLKPPLSGSPQGQAPAQARR; this is encoded by the coding sequence CTGGGCAGCGCCGTCGCGCTGCTGCCGGCCGCCGCCCAGGCCTCCAGCCACCGCGAGGCGCCGTTCGTCACCAGTATCCCGAAGGCCGACGCCACCGATTTCTATATGTTCCGCTCGTACGAGCCGGGGCGCGACCGGTTTGTCACGCTCGTCGCCAACTACGTGCCGCTGCAGGACCCGTACGGTGGCCCGAATTTCTTCATGATGGACCCGAACGCGCTGTACGAGATCCACGTCGACAACAATGGCGATGCCAAGGAGGACATCACGTTCCAGTTCCGCTTCGCCAACACCAACAAGGATGCCCAGTTCACCGTCGGTGGCAAGAAGGTCTCGATCCCGCTGGTGATCAACGGCGGCGCCATCGCCGGTGTCGATGCGCCCGGCGTCAACGTCCGCGAGACCTATAGCGTCAATGTGGTGCGGGGCGACCGGCGCGGTGGCGCCCGCAGCGCCGTGACCAATGCCGGCAGCGGCGCGGCCACGTTCGACAAGCCGATCGACAATGTCGGCAACAAGTCGATTCCCGACTATCCGGGCTACGCTGCCAAGCACGTGTACGACGTCAAGATTCCCGGTTGCGAGACGCCGGCGCGGATGTTCGTCGGCCAGCGCAAGGATCCGTTCGTCGTCAACCTGGCCGAGACGTTCGACCTCGTCAACATCAAGGCACCGGCCGTGGAGTTCGACGCGAACGCGGAGCGTGCCGCGCGCGACGACCTGGCGGACAAGAACGTGACGACGATCGCGCTGGAAGTGGCGGCGGCCTGCCTGACATCGCCCGGCGACCCCGTCATCGGCGCCTGGACCACGGCCAGCGTGCGCCAGGGCCGCCTGATCAACCCTGCGCCAGGTGCGGCGGCCCCTTCGAAGGAAGGCGGCGCGTGGACGCAGGTGTCGCGCCTGGGCATGCCGCTGGTGAACGAAGTCGTCATCGGCCTGAAGGACAAGGACCGCTTCAACCACAGCAAGCCAACCGCTGATGCGCAGTTTGCCGACTACGTGACCCATCCGACGCTGCCGATGCTGGTCGAGACCCTGTTCGGCAATGCCGGCGCCAAGGCGCCCACCAACTTCCCCCGCAACGACCTGGTCGCCGCGTTCCTGACAGGCGTAAAAGGGCTGAACCAGCCGGCCAAGGTGACGGCGGCCGAGATGCTGCGCCTGAATACGGCCATCGCGCCGGCCGCGAAGGGTGCGCAGAAGCGCCTGGGTGTCATCGACGGCGACAATGCGGGCTTCCCGAACGGGCGCCGGCCGGGCGACGACGTGGTCGACATCGCGCTGCGGGTGGTCATGGGCAAGCTCTGTACGTTGAACCTGGGCTGCGCCCCGGCCGACGCACCGGCGGGCACGATCCGCTTCACGGATGGCGCCTGGCTGGACGACAGCGCCTTCACGGCGGCGTTCCCGTACCTGAAGCCGCCGCTGTCCGGGTCGCCGCAGGGGCAGGCGCCGGCGCAGGCGCGGCGTTGA
- a CDS encoding cyanophycinase: MRKQSFHRWSFLAKPCRAMLAVLLAAALAHAPAAAQDTETLQPPPEATAPEKPLPVAKGSLVIIGGGLRGDNADVWSKIVSLAGGKGARIAVFPSASGTPEKAAEIIIGYLKKYGADAFAVPVAIRLAGSDYRKAAEDAALAEKIRKSGGVYFAGGDQTRITKALVREDGTRTAALEAVWDLYRRGGVVAGTSAGAAIMSSTMFHNPRSILPMLRSGITDGQEIAPGLGFIGDDVFVDQHLLVRGRFARMIPAMLTKNYKLGLGIDEDSAFVINAQREVEVIGYSGGLLIDTSQAVWDKSKPDFNVSNVRISYLDRGDRFNIITHSFTPAPDKAGGRIEPGRTALRGPVYSNDILGNYAVVQLMERLIDSDQEEAIGIASGNPRSSTPEVGFEFRFTKTPESVGYISGIAEAYSVLNIRLDVRPIDIPRPLYKYR, encoded by the coding sequence ATGCGCAAGCAGTCGTTCCACCGGTGGTCGTTCCTTGCAAAACCATGCCGAGCGATGCTGGCCGTCCTGCTGGCCGCGGCCCTGGCCCACGCCCCGGCTGCCGCCCAGGATACGGAAACCCTCCAGCCGCCGCCCGAAGCCACCGCCCCCGAGAAACCCCTGCCCGTCGCCAAGGGCTCGCTCGTCATCATCGGCGGCGGCCTGCGCGGCGACAATGCGGACGTCTGGTCGAAGATCGTCAGCCTGGCAGGCGGCAAGGGCGCCCGCATCGCCGTCTTCCCCTCCGCCTCCGGCACGCCCGAAAAGGCGGCCGAGATCATCATCGGCTACCTGAAGAAATACGGTGCCGACGCGTTTGCCGTGCCGGTGGCGATCCGGCTGGCCGGCAGCGACTACCGCAAGGCGGCCGAGGATGCGGCCCTGGCGGAGAAGATCCGCAAGTCCGGCGGCGTATATTTTGCCGGTGGCGACCAGACCCGCATCACCAAGGCCCTGGTGCGCGAGGACGGTACCCGCACGGCGGCGCTGGAAGCGGTCTGGGACCTGTACCGGCGCGGTGGCGTCGTGGCCGGCACCAGCGCCGGTGCCGCCATCATGAGCAGCACGATGTTCCACAACCCCCGCTCGATCCTGCCGATGCTGCGCAGCGGCATCACGGACGGGCAGGAAATCGCGCCCGGCCTGGGCTTCATCGGCGACGACGTGTTCGTCGACCAGCATCTGTTGGTGCGGGGCCGCTTTGCCCGCATGATCCCCGCCATGCTGACCAAGAACTACAAGCTGGGCCTGGGCATCGACGAGGACAGCGCATTCGTCATCAACGCCCAGCGCGAGGTAGAGGTGATCGGCTACAGCGGTGGCCTGCTGATCGACACGTCGCAAGCCGTGTGGGACAAATCGAAGCCCGACTTCAACGTCAGCAACGTACGCATCAGCTACCTGGACCGGGGCGACCGCTTCAACATCATCACGCACAGCTTCACGCCGGCACCGGACAAGGCGGGCGGGCGCATCGAGCCAGGCCGCACGGCACTGCGCGGGCCCGTCTACAGCAACGACATCCTGGGCAACTATGCCGTGGTCCAGCTGATGGAGCGGCTGATCGACAGCGACCAGGAAGAGGCGATCGGCATAGCCAGCGGCAATCCACGCAGCAGCACGCCCGAAGTGGGCTTCGAGTTCCGCTTCACCAAGACGCCGGAAAGCGTGGGCTACATCTCCGGCATCGCCGAGGCCTACTCGGTGCTCAACATCCGCCTGGACGTGCGGCCCATCGACATTCCGCGCCCCCTCTACAAATATCGCTGA
- a CDS encoding TonB-dependent receptor: MSKQYRPASRTGLCLNTAAHAVRAALVLGLCANAALAQSAAPGTPLPRVEITGSAIRQIESETPLPVQVVTREDIEKAGVTTAAELMTRISANVGGLTDGVSINVGGDQRGLNSANLRGIGTSSTLVLLNGRRMANFASPGDDAGVDLNNIPAAAIARVEVLMDGASALYGTDAIGGVINFITRKDFRGIELNAYRGGTDEGGAGKRAGTISAGIGNIGQDGYNLFAVFDWQGTDALRSSQRSFIPELRIPERLGHLLSGFTSPANIRLTSAQRDHLQETGFLLNGRPITNRLINLSIPNCSPPANLYLPAGTGGVDACTYDYMGDTELYPKSNKQNFLSRGVLKLDANNQLYAEVALSRSRTNYVGSSARVTGYIDASRVPALANAGLETLEDDDVQGELELRMRLTEAGNRTSELTSESQRYVLGLTGTMAGWDYDVGLNHSVNVVKDKDMHGYVLYNELLEGIAGGLINPFGPSGPEGRALIDRIQVNDVVRHSKGTMDSVDFKASRAVLALGGGDLALAVGGEMRRERTDFTPSALLMSDNINNDAAPEGGKATSDRRRVAAVFGELQAPFTKQWQGQLSARYDHYQHVGGALSPKVGVSWTPVKSVMLRGSAGRGFRAPSMTDLYRPTVYSSTATLPDPVYCATVDNNFADCANNWDTRRYSNADLKPERSKQFSLGAVLEPGKHVTASIDYWNIRRTDLISELGDDVILGNLAKYGNLVHRDEDDYIDYIELHKENRGAQVARGIDLMVDVHGVDTAIGRFGGRLTGTYVLKSKVQTGPGDPFISNLGRFVTDMVVQRWRHTVSFDWERGPLSASLSNTFSSGYDDQNSAINIDDGSVVAANRVASYSLWDLSGAWEVNKAWKVRAGVQNLADKSPPYSNQAYYFISGYDPTYTDPRGRRFYASVNYVFK, encoded by the coding sequence ATGAGCAAGCAATACCGGCCCGCCAGCCGCACCGGCTTATGCCTTAACACCGCCGCACACGCCGTGCGCGCCGCGCTGGTGCTGGGCCTGTGCGCGAACGCGGCGCTGGCGCAGAGCGCCGCGCCAGGCACGCCGTTGCCACGGGTGGAGATCACCGGGTCGGCGATCCGCCAGATCGAATCCGAGACGCCGCTGCCCGTGCAGGTGGTCACGCGCGAGGATATCGAGAAGGCCGGCGTCACGACGGCGGCCGAACTGATGACGCGCATCTCCGCCAACGTGGGCGGGCTGACCGACGGCGTCAGCATCAACGTGGGCGGCGACCAGCGTGGCCTGAACAGCGCCAACTTGCGCGGCATCGGCACGTCGTCCACGCTGGTGCTGCTCAATGGCCGGCGCATGGCCAACTTCGCGTCTCCTGGCGACGATGCCGGCGTGGACCTGAACAATATCCCGGCGGCGGCCATCGCCCGCGTCGAAGTGCTGATGGACGGCGCCTCCGCGCTGTACGGCACCGACGCCATCGGCGGCGTCATCAACTTCATCACGCGCAAGGACTTCCGCGGCATCGAACTCAATGCCTACCGGGGCGGCACGGACGAAGGCGGCGCCGGCAAGCGCGCCGGCACCATCAGCGCGGGCATCGGCAACATCGGGCAGGACGGCTACAACCTGTTCGCCGTGTTCGACTGGCAGGGGACGGATGCGCTGCGCAGTTCGCAGCGCAGCTTCATTCCGGAGCTGCGCATCCCCGAGCGGCTGGGCCACCTGTTGTCCGGCTTTACCAGCCCGGCCAATATCCGCCTGACGTCCGCGCAACGCGACCACTTGCAGGAGACGGGCTTCCTGCTGAACGGCCGGCCCATCACGAACCGCCTGATCAACCTGTCGATCCCGAACTGCAGCCCGCCCGCCAACCTGTACCTGCCGGCCGGCACGGGCGGCGTCGATGCCTGCACCTACGACTACATGGGCGATACGGAGCTGTATCCGAAGTCGAACAAGCAGAACTTCCTGAGCCGGGGCGTACTCAAGCTCGATGCCAACAACCAGCTGTATGCGGAGGTGGCGCTGAGCCGCTCGCGCACCAACTACGTGGGCTCGTCGGCGCGCGTAACGGGTTACATCGACGCCAGCCGCGTGCCGGCGCTGGCCAACGCGGGCCTGGAAACGCTGGAGGACGACGACGTGCAGGGCGAGCTGGAACTGCGCATGCGCCTGACGGAGGCGGGCAACCGCACCAGCGAACTGACGAGCGAAAGCCAGCGCTACGTGCTGGGCCTGACGGGCACGATGGCGGGCTGGGACTACGACGTGGGCCTGAACCACAGCGTCAACGTCGTCAAGGACAAGGACATGCATGGCTACGTGCTGTACAACGAGCTGCTGGAAGGGATCGCGGGAGGCCTGATCAATCCGTTCGGGCCGTCCGGTCCCGAAGGGCGCGCCCTGATCGACCGCATCCAGGTCAACGACGTCGTGCGCCATTCGAAGGGCACGATGGATTCCGTCGACTTCAAGGCTTCGCGCGCCGTGCTGGCGCTGGGCGGCGGCGACCTGGCGCTGGCCGTGGGCGGCGAAATGCGGCGCGAACGCACCGACTTCACGCCCTCGGCCCTCCTGATGAGCGACAACATCAACAACGACGCGGCGCCGGAGGGCGGCAAGGCCACCAGCGACCGCCGTCGCGTGGCCGCCGTGTTCGGCGAGCTGCAGGCGCCGTTCACGAAACAGTGGCAGGGCCAGCTCTCGGCCCGCTACGACCATTACCAGCACGTGGGCGGGGCGCTCAGCCCGAAGGTGGGCGTCAGCTGGACGCCGGTGAAATCGGTGATGCTGCGCGGCTCGGCCGGCCGTGGCTTCCGCGCCCCGTCGATGACGGACCTGTACCGCCCGACCGTCTACAGCTCCACGGCCACGCTGCCGGACCCGGTGTACTGCGCCACCGTCGACAACAACTTCGCCGACTGCGCCAACAACTGGGATACGCGCCGCTACAGCAATGCGGACCTGAAGCCCGAGCGCAGCAAGCAGTTCTCGCTGGGTGCCGTGCTGGAGCCGGGCAAGCACGTCACGGCCAGCATCGACTACTGGAACATCCGCCGCACGGACCTGATCAGCGAACTGGGGGACGACGTCATCCTGGGCAACCTGGCCAAGTACGGCAACCTGGTGCACCGCGACGAGGACGACTACATCGACTACATCGAGCTGCACAAGGAAAACCGCGGCGCCCAGGTGGCACGCGGCATCGACCTGATGGTGGACGTGCATGGCGTCGACACGGCCATCGGCCGCTTCGGCGGCCGCCTGACCGGCACCTACGTGCTGAAGTCGAAGGTACAGACGGGGCCGGGCGACCCGTTCATCAGCAACCTGGGGCGGTTCGTCACCGACATGGTGGTGCAGCGCTGGCGCCACACGGTAAGCTTCGACTGGGAACGCGGCCCGCTGTCGGCCAGCCTGTCGAACACGTTCTCGTCCGGCTACGACGACCAGAACTCGGCCATCAATATCGACGACGGCAGTGTCGTGGCGGCCAACCGGGTCGCGTCGTATTCGCTGTGGGACCTGTCGGGCGCCTGGGAGGTCAACAAGGCGTGGAAGGTACGAGCCGGGGTGCAGAACCTGGCCGACAAGAGCCCGCCCTATTCGAACCAGGCGTACTACTTCATCTCCGGCTACGATCCGACCTACACCGATCCGCGCGGCAGGCGTTTCTATGCCAGCGTAAACTACGTGTTCAAATAG
- a CDS encoding GNAT family N-acetyltransferase, with translation MAYVVDTDKARLDVAMIHRFLGEESTWALGISRELVQRAIDGSLCFGVYAADGAQVAFARVITDQATFAYLLDVFVLPAHRGQGHSTRLMDAVMAHPGLQGLRRFMLATMTAPDLYARYGFAPPALPQALMERNFPDIYRSGAA, from the coding sequence ATGGCATACGTCGTCGATACCGACAAGGCGCGCCTGGACGTCGCCATGATCCACCGCTTCCTCGGCGAGGAGTCGACGTGGGCGCTGGGCATTTCGCGCGAACTGGTGCAGCGGGCGATCGATGGATCCCTGTGCTTCGGCGTGTACGCCGCCGATGGCGCGCAGGTGGCGTTCGCCCGCGTGATCACCGACCAGGCCACGTTTGCCTACCTGCTGGACGTGTTCGTGCTGCCCGCGCACCGTGGGCAGGGCCACAGCACGCGGCTGATGGATGCCGTCATGGCCCATCCGGGCCTGCAGGGCCTGCGCCGCTTCATGCTGGCTACGATGACGGCGCCGGATTTATATGCGCGCTATGGCTTCGCGCCGCCGGCGCTGCCGCAGGCGCTGATGGAGCGTAATTTCCCCGATATCTACCGCAGCGGCGCCGCGTAG